AAACTTACTACATTTGGTATAGATGCGGATAAATGTAAGGGATGCGATATGTGTAAAAAGAATTGTCCAGCTGATTGTATAACAGGGGAAATTAAGAAACCACATTCAATAGATGCTGATAAATGTTTGAGATGCGGTAACTGCATGAACATCTGTAAGTTTGATGCTGTTAAGGTTCTATAGGGAGGTGAATGTAGATATGAAAATTACAATAGATGGAAAAGCTTGTGAAGCTGAAAAAGGAGAATTCATATTACAAATAGCAAGAAGAAATAATATATATATACCTACATTATGTCACAGTGATGCATTGCCTGGGCTTGCTAGCTGTAGACTATGTATAGTTAAAGTAGTAGATAGGGGACGTGCAAAGATAGTAACTTCCTGTATATTCCCTGTAAGTAAGGAAGTAGAAGTTATAACTAATGACGATGAATTAAAGAGAATGAGAAAAAATATAGTTATGCTTTTAAAAGTAAGATGTCCTGAAAATAAGGAAGTAAATGAATTAGCTAAAGCCTTTGGAGTAGAGGAAAAGAGAGTAAAGAGGTTCAAATTGGATCCAGAACAAAATTGTGTTTTGTGCGGACTTTGTGCAAAAGCTTGCAAGGAATTAGGTACTGGAGCAATTTCAACTGTTAACAGGGGTATGTATAAAGAAGTAGCAACTCCATATCATGAACCTTCACCAGAATGTATAGGATGTGCTTCCTGTGCTAATGTTTGCCCAACTAATGCAATAAAAGTTGTGGATAAAGATGGAGAAAGAGAAATGTGGGGTAAAAAATTCAAGATGGTTAAGTGTGATTTGTGCGGAGAATATTTTGCTACAGAAGAACACGTAAAATATGCTTACAATAGACTTGGAAAAGAGCAGCCAGAAAAGCTTATGTGCAGCAGCTGCAAGAAGAAAGTTACAGCCAAAGATGTCAAAAATATTTTTGAAAACGTGTGAAAATTAAAAGAGGGGTGGTAATTTAAATGAAACCAGAGTTTAATTCTTTTGTAATAGCCGATCCTGACAAGTGCATAGGCTGTAGATCTTGTGAGATTGCCTGTGCTGCAAAACATAGAGAAGATACTCAAGGAAAAACTATTGGAACTATGAATAATAAAGTTACTCCAAGGTTATTCTTTGTTAAAAATAAAGGAAATGTAATGCCAGTACAATGCAGACATTGTGAGGATGCACCATGTCTAAATGCCTGTCCAGTTGATGCTATAGTTGAAAAAGATGGAAGCATCATTATAAATGAAAGTGCATGTATAGGATGTCAGACCTGTACAATAGTATGTCCGGTAGGTGCTGTAAGTTTACTTCCTAGAACTCAAGGTAAAGTAGTTACAGGAGGAATTCAGGTTAAAGTAAGAGCAGCAGCTTATAAATGTGATTTATGTAAGGAAGAGGGAGGAGAACCTGCCTGTGTCAAAGAATGTCCAAAAGAGGCTTTGAGATTAGTAGATCCTAGAGAAGATAAAAAGGATCGTAGTGTAAGAGCTGCTATGGAACTATTAAATATAAACGCAAATCTCTAATTTATAAGTTATAAAAATCCGGAAAAGAAAGGAATGTTAAATATGCCAACTAGTACTTCTATGATAAATATAGATGAAGAATTATGTACAGGCTGTAGACGATGTGCGGATGTCTGCCCTGTAGATGCTATAGAAGGTGAACAGGGTAAACCTCAGAAGATAAATACTGAAAAGTGTGTTATGTGTGGACAATGCATTCAAGTTTGTAAAGGCTATCAATCTGTATATGATGATGTTCCTACTCCAGTTAGCAAAAGGTTATTTGATAGAGGATTGTTAAAGGAAGTAGATGAACCTTTATTTGCAGCATACAATAAAGGTCAGGCAAAGAGAGTTAAAGAAATTTTGGAAAATAAAGATGTATTTAAAATTGTGCAATGTGCACCTGCTGTAAGAGTTGCTATAGGAGAGGATTTTGGAATGCCTCTTGGAACTTTAAGCGAAGGAAAAATGGCAGCTGCACTCAGAAAATTAGGATTTGACAAAGTATATGATACAAACTTTGGTGCAGATCTTACTATAATGGAAGAAGGCAGTGAGTTACTAAAAAGAGTAGCTGAGGGTGGAGTTTTGCCAATGTTTACTTCTTGCTGTCCAGCATGGGTAAAATATGCAGAACAAACATATCCAGAACTTTTACCTCATCTTTCAAGTTGTAAGTCTCCAAATCAAATGGCTGGAGCTATATTTAAAACTTATGGAGCAGAGATAAATAAAGTTAATCCGGCTAAAATTTATAATGTATCTGTTATGCCATGTACATGCAAGGAATTTGAAAGTGAAAGAGAAGAAATGCATGACAGTGGATACAGGGATGTAGATGCAGTTATAACTACAAGGGAATTAGCACAATTGTTCAAAGATGCTGATATAGATTTTAATACTATTGAAGAAGAACAGTTTGATACTCCTCTTGGTATGTATACTGGTGCAGGAACTATATTTGGTGCTACAGGTGGAGTTATGGAAGCAGCACTTAGAACTGGATATGAACTTTATACTAAAAAAACTATTCCAAGCATAGATCTTACTATGGTAAGAGGTGGAGAAGGTTTTAGAACTGCTGAAGTAGATTTAGGAGATATTAGACTAAAGGTAGGAGTAGTTTCAGGTTTAAAGAATGTAAAAGACGTTATGGAATCAGTAAAGGCAGGTAAATGTGATTTACACTTTATAGAGGTTATGACCTGTCCTCAAGGATGTATAAGTGGTGGAGGACAACCTAAAGTTATACTTGATTCAGATAAAGAAGAGGCTTATAATAATAGAAAAAAGGGACTATATGATCATGACTCTAATCTTACTTATAGAAAATCACATGAAAATCCAGAAATAAAGAAAATATACGATGAGTTCTTAGACAAACCATTAGGATGTAAGTCTCACGAATTATTGCACACTAAGTATATCTCAAGAAAAAAGGAGAGTTAATAAAATGAAAAATTGCCTCGTAGTAGCAGATCCTAATAAATGCATAGGATGTAGGACTTGTGAAGCAGCTTGTGGTATTGCACATTCAGGAGAAGATTTTTTTAATACAAATGTATCAAAAATTAACTTTAATCCTCGCTTAAATGTGATAAAGACTGCTAAAGTAAGTGCTCCTGTTCAATGTAGACAATGTGAAGATGCACCTTGTGCTAAAGCTTGCCCAGTTAACGCTATTTCAAATGAAAATGGTTACGTTAGTGTAGATAAAGATGTATGTGTAGGATGTAAAATCTGTATGCTAGCTTGTCCTTTTGGAGCTATTGAATTAGCTTCTCAATATAAGGACGGAAAAGTTGTAGATCAAAAGGCACTTAAGATGAGTGAAGAAGGTAATCCTACTGTAAATGGAAAAGGGAGAGTGGTAGCAAATAAGTGTGATCTCTGTCAGGATAGGGATGGAGGACCTGCTTGCATAGAAGTTTGTCCTACAAAATCTCTTAAATTAGTTACTTATGACGACAATAATAATATAATTGAAAAAAAAGATGACGACGAACGTGAAATAAGTTAAAGATTATATGAAATTATAAATAAAAGTTAGGGGCTTTCATCATAGCATATGGTGAAGGCTCTTAGTTTTTTTGTTGTATATAACTTAACTTTCGAAAATCATCTTTAATTGTGAATTATTTATACATATAAAAAATATTCCAGCATAGGGGTCTAACTATGCTGGAGTATTTTTTACTTAGATTTTAGGTTTTTAGGTTTAGGGCTATTAAAATGTTTTTTCAAACATATATTCACATTTATATTAAAGCAATTTTTGTGCCAATTGTTATTCTATTGAAACAAGACACTTTATATTTATATAATATCATAATGACACAAAAAGTCAATATCATTATGATATTATATAAATATTTATCATAATGATACAATAATCCTTTTATGATTATTCTCAAAATGTGATATACTAAAACTAAATAGAAGATTTACATATTGAGGAGGTTAAAAAATGGAAGATATGAGTTTCCTAGATGATGTAGGTAGTATGTGCAGGATTGATATGGACAGTATATTGGAATATGATATATCATCCTTTATACTTAAAGCTATTTTTGATTGCTGTTATGATGGCCTCATAATCACGGATGAAAACCTTTTAATAAAAAAAGTAAATATAACAACTGTTAAAATACTGGGAGTAAAAGAAGAAACTTTATATTTAACTTATTTAAATGAAATATTAAAGGATGAAATATTAAAAACTGTAGTACTTACTGGAGAAAATAAATGGTCTCAGGATTGCAGTTTTTATATAGATGGAAAAAGGATAAGATGTGTTGTAAATTTGGTGCCTGTGAAATTGAGAGGACGAATTATAGGATTGGTACTGGCTATTAGAGATACTAAAAACCTACATAAGATGGTAAATAATTTAGTGGGTTATAAGGCTTCATTTACTTTTGATGATGTTATTACAAAAAATGAAAGGGAGAAAACTGTTATAAAGTTAGCTAAAAGAGCAGCTAAGACAAATTGTAATATACTCATAGAAGGTGAAAGCGGCACAGGAAAAGAAGTATTTGCCCAATCTATTCATAATTACAGCAGCAGAAGTAAGGGGCCTTTTGTAGCTGTAAACTGTGCTGCAATACCTAGAGAATTAGTAGAAAGTGAACTTTTTGGATATGAAAAAGGTGCCTTTACAGGTGCATCAAAAGGAGGAAATCCAGGAAAATTTGAATTAGCAGATGGAGGTACAATATTTTTAGATGAAATAGGAGAACTCCCACTTGATATTCAGTCAAAACTTTTGAGGGTATTAGATAACCTTAAGATAGTTAGAGTTGGAGGAAACTATGAAAAATCTATTGATGTAAGAGTAATTGCGGCAACAAATAGAGTACTTAAAGATGAGGTTGAAAACAAAAATTTTAGGGGAGACCTTTATTATAGACTTAATGTCATGAATATCCATCTTATTCCTCTAAGAGATAGAAAGGAAGATATAGAACTTTTAGCTCAGCATTTTGTGAGTCAACTTAACATTAAGAATCCATGTGATCCCAAATATATAGACCCTTCCTACATAGAAAAGTTGAGAAGATATAATTTTGAGGGAAATACAAGAGAACTTAGAAATGTAGTAGAAAGATCCTATTATCTTTGTGAGGATACAATGATAACTTCAAAGTATCTTATTGGTAAGGGTGGAAAAGCTGAAGTGCCAATAAGTAATGAATCATCAAAAGAGGTTTTACCTTTGGAAGTAGTAGAAGAACAGTGTATACGAAATGCACTTCAATATTGTAAGGGAAATGTCATGAAGGCGTCTGAATTATTACAAATAGGCAAGGCAACTATATATAGAAAAATAACTAAGTATGGCATAGATTTGAATTTATACAATGATAAATCTCAAAATTGATTTAAGTTTAAAATTGCAGTATAGTTATAATACTAATAAATATAATAAAAAAATGAAAATTACTATGCAGGTAATTAAAAGTAAGAAAATGTGAAAAAATATTCTAATTATATAGTACTAGTGATTAGAAGAATTGTAAATAGAGGGGAATATGTATGTTTTTAGGCAAAGTTGTTGGAAAGGTTGTTTCTACTCAAAAAAGTGAAAAGCTTATAGGAAACAAATTATTAATAGTAAAAAAAATAGATGAAAAAGAAAATTTAATTGGTGATCATTTTGTTGCTGTAGATACTGTAGGTGCAGGTGCTAATGATACTGTAATTGTGGTTACAGGAAGTGGATCAAGAAATTCTAGTGATTATCAAAATAATACACCAATAGATGCGTCTATTGTAGGTATTGTGGATTCTATTGAATGGGATGAACGTTAATTGATAAATGTAATTAAAAATTAAGAGTTAAGAATTAATAGTTAATGAAAGTTTACAGCAAATATCTAAAGCTATGGAAGGACTAGCATCTTCTGCTGCTACGGTTTCAGAAAATCAACAATCTTTAAGTAAGGAAATTGAAAGTATAAAGGAACTGTCGTCTAAAATATATGAAATTATAGGTTCTATAAAGAGTATTGCAGATCAGACAAAAATGCTTGGATTAAATGCAGCAGCAGCTATCTAGCAAATTAATTCTGGGTTACAGGAAGTGTTATCTATGACTACTGAGATGAAAGAACTAGCCCATGATTTAAAATAAGTACATATTTAAAATTTGATATATCGATTTTAAAATTCAATAATATTTTGCAGTTATAGGGTTATTATAAAACTATATTTATATATCACATATAAATATAGTTTTTACTTAGTTAATTAGAAGTATAAATACGGTATATGCGAAAAATAATCAGTATTTTCAATAGTCAATAATTAGTAATATACTAAAATCGTATTAAATTGAAGGATTAATGAATAATATAGATAAATAATTTATTTTTTAGCTTTAAATTGACTAATTTGATTTAAAATGAGCTTTAAATATTCAAAAGAAGGTTATGATAAAAGTTAATTATAATATATAATCATTCCATACTAAACTTAAAAGAAAATTTACTTTTAGAGGAGCAAAAAAATGGGATCTAAATTAGAGAAACTTTTAATAGGAAAAAGTTTAAAAACTGAAGAATTAAAAAGTGAAAAATTAAATGTATTTTGGGGACTACCTATATTATCTAGTGACGCTATTTCATCAGTGGCTTATGCGGGAGAGGAAATACTTTGGGTGTTAATACCTGTACTTGGAATAATGTCATATAAATATATGTTTTATGCTACGTTATGTATTGTACTTCTAATGTTCTTAGTTACTATGTCTTATAGACAAACTATAGATGCCTATCCAGGCGGCGGTGGATCATATATTGTAGCCAAAGATAACCTGGGTACTACCCCAGGACTTATAGCAGGTGCATCACTTACTATAGGATATATACTTACCGTTGCAGTTAGTGCTTGTGCAGGAACGGCAGCAGTAACATCTGCAATTCCATCGCTTTTTCCATATAAAGTTCAAATAACTTTATTATTAATACTATTTATGACTATAGGAAATCTTAGAGGAATTAGAGAATCTTCTAAAATGTTTGGTGTACCTACATATTTGTTTATTATATCCATACTAGTTATGATTGCATGGGGAATATGTAAGGTTAAAATTTTTGGATATACTCCAGTAGTTGCTTATAAAGTACCTCAGGTTACAGGGGATATAACTCTCTTCTTATTTTTAAGGGCTTTTTCTTCAGGATGCACAGCTTTAACGGGTATTGAAGCAGTAAGTAATGGAATACCTAACTTCAAAGAGCCGTGTCAAAAAAATGCTAAGAAA
The genomic region above belongs to Clostridium sp. AWRP and contains:
- a CDS encoding 2Fe-2S iron-sulfur cluster-binding protein, translated to MKITIDGKACEAEKGEFILQIARRNNIYIPTLCHSDALPGLASCRLCIVKVVDRGRAKIVTSCIFPVSKEVEVITNDDELKRMRKNIVMLLKVRCPENKEVNELAKAFGVEEKRVKRFKLDPEQNCVLCGLCAKACKELGTGAISTVNRGMYKEVATPYHEPSPECIGCASCANVCPTNAIKVVDKDGEREMWGKKFKMVKCDLCGEYFATEEHVKYAYNRLGKEQPEKLMCSSCKKKVTAKDVKNIFENV
- a CDS encoding 4Fe-4S dicluster domain-containing protein; the protein is MKPEFNSFVIADPDKCIGCRSCEIACAAKHREDTQGKTIGTMNNKVTPRLFFVKNKGNVMPVQCRHCEDAPCLNACPVDAIVEKDGSIIINESACIGCQTCTIVCPVGAVSLLPRTQGKVVTGGIQVKVRAAAYKCDLCKEEGGEPACVKECPKEALRLVDPREDKKDRSVRAAMELLNINANL
- a CDS encoding [FeFe] hydrogenase, group A, which translates into the protein MPTSTSMINIDEELCTGCRRCADVCPVDAIEGEQGKPQKINTEKCVMCGQCIQVCKGYQSVYDDVPTPVSKRLFDRGLLKEVDEPLFAAYNKGQAKRVKEILENKDVFKIVQCAPAVRVAIGEDFGMPLGTLSEGKMAAALRKLGFDKVYDTNFGADLTIMEEGSELLKRVAEGGVLPMFTSCCPAWVKYAEQTYPELLPHLSSCKSPNQMAGAIFKTYGAEINKVNPAKIYNVSVMPCTCKEFESEREEMHDSGYRDVDAVITTRELAQLFKDADIDFNTIEEEQFDTPLGMYTGAGTIFGATGGVMEAALRTGYELYTKKTIPSIDLTMVRGGEGFRTAEVDLGDIRLKVGVVSGLKNVKDVMESVKAGKCDLHFIEVMTCPQGCISGGGQPKVILDSDKEEAYNNRKKGLYDHDSNLTYRKSHENPEIKKIYDEFLDKPLGCKSHELLHTKYISRKKES
- a CDS encoding 4Fe-4S dicluster domain-containing protein → MKNCLVVADPNKCIGCRTCEAACGIAHSGEDFFNTNVSKINFNPRLNVIKTAKVSAPVQCRQCEDAPCAKACPVNAISNENGYVSVDKDVCVGCKICMLACPFGAIELASQYKDGKVVDQKALKMSEEGNPTVNGKGRVVANKCDLCQDRDGGPACIEVCPTKSLKLVTYDDNNNIIEKKDDDEREIS
- a CDS encoding sigma 54-interacting transcriptional regulator — encoded protein: MCRIDMDSILEYDISSFILKAIFDCCYDGLIITDENLLIKKVNITTVKILGVKEETLYLTYLNEILKDEILKTVVLTGENKWSQDCSFYIDGKRIRCVVNLVPVKLRGRIIGLVLAIRDTKNLHKMVNNLVGYKASFTFDDVITKNEREKTVIKLAKRAAKTNCNILIEGESGTGKEVFAQSIHNYSSRSKGPFVAVNCAAIPRELVESELFGYEKGAFTGASKGGNPGKFELADGGTIFLDEIGELPLDIQSKLLRVLDNLKIVRVGGNYEKSIDVRVIAATNRVLKDEVENKNFRGDLYYRLNVMNIHLIPLRDRKEDIELLAQHFVSQLNIKNPCDPKYIDPSYIEKLRRYNFEGNTRELRNVVERSYYLCEDTMITSKYLIGKGGKAEVPISNESSKEVLPLEVVEEQCIRNALQYCKGNVMKASELLQIGKATIYRKITKYGIDLNLYNDKSQN
- a CDS encoding EutN/CcmL family microcompartment protein; this translates as MFLGKVVGKVVSTQKSEKLIGNKLLIVKKIDEKENLIGDHFVAVDTVGAGANDTVIVVTGSGSRNSSDYQNNTPIDASIVGIVDSIEWDER